A stretch of Vigna angularis cultivar LongXiaoDou No.4 chromosome 4, ASM1680809v1, whole genome shotgun sequence DNA encodes these proteins:
- the LOC108319471 gene encoding squamosa promoter-binding-like protein 12 isoform X2: MEAQLEGKNQYLYGPVVPEMKSVGKRSLEWDLNDWKWDGDLFTATQLNSLPSDCRSRQLFPGDPEIRAAGDASNSLSSSYDNVNLAEGRRELEKRRRGVADEGGVEMNDGAGSLNLNLGVQVYPIVEGEEKSGKKTKITGSTLNRAVCQVEDCRADLSNAKDYHRRHKVCDMHSKASKALVGNVMQRFCQQCSRFHVLQEFDEGKRSCRRRLAGHNKRRRKTHPDASVVNDGSVNEEKGSSYLLMSLLRILSNMHSNGSDNMTSQDVLSHLLRNLASLAGTINGRNIVSLLEGSQDLVKAGTSGTAQNVPKTNSNGPETSRPVDTSNKMDNGVISRDPPESMIQCEMTPANGMPKGFIGSGSDGVGSSKSPSLPQLSNVLLSRDSLPPYSVSAETTVGRIGLSNIDLNSAYDDVQDYVENTRNSRPPLPSGNGSLDNPLWVQCDSLKSSPPQTSRNSDSTSTQSPSSSSGEAQSRTDRIVFKLFGKAPNDFPHALRSQILNWLSHSPTEIESYIRPGCIILTVYLRLENSAWEELCHNLGSSLRKLAVPNDSFWRSGWIYTRVQHSVAFLYNGQVVLDVPLRFKSPQNCQIFCVKPLAVSSSSCVQFIVKGFNLLFSNTRLLCALEGKYLVQDSCYDLVDADAAIGHNELQHLSFSCSIPNLSGRGFIEVEDNGLSSCSFPFIVAEQEICSEICKLENVIEAAETADDIQMKTKLMEEKTQALYFVQEMGWLLHRTRAKVRLGPVAPLQDCFHFNRFMWLVGFSMDHDWCAVMKKLLNIIFEGTVDIGEHTSVELSLLKMDLLHKAVKRNCRPMVELLLKFVPANTSDGGDSKEKQVNKSPNRFIFRPDSVGPSGLTPLHVAASMHGSDNVLDALTDDPGLVGIEAWKSAQDTTGLTPYDHASLRGYYSYIQLVQTKISNTCKSEHVLNIPGTLVDSNIRQKQSDGHRSSKVSSLQTEKIETTAMVRHCGVCQHKLAYGGMRSALVYRPAMLSMVAIAAVCVCVALLFKSSPKVYFVFQPFSWESLEYGSM; this comes from the exons ATGGAGGCTCAATTAGAAGGGAAAAATCAGTATTTGTATGGACCTGTGGTGCCAGAGATGAAGAGTGTCGGGAAGAGAAGTTTGGAGTGGGATTTGAATGATTGGAAGTGGGATGGGGATCTTTTCACTGCTACGCAACTGAATTCACTGCCATCAGATTGTAGGAGTCGTCAGCTGTTTCCTGGTGATCCTGAAATTCGTGCAGCTGGTGATGCTTCTAACAGTTTGTCTTCTTCATATGATAATGTTAACCTTGCGGAAGGAAGGAGAGAATTGGAGAAGAGGAGGAGAGGTGTTGCTGATGAAGGTGGGGTGGAGATGAATGATGGAGCTGGTTCTCTTAATTTGAACCTTGGGGTCCAAGTATACCCTATCGTAGAAGGGGAGGAAAAAAGTGGAAAGAAGACAAAGATAACAGGGAGTACCTTGAACCGGGCTGTTTGTCAGGTGGAAGATTGTAGGGCTGATCTTAGTAATGCGAAGGATTATCACCGCCGCCACAAAGTTTGTGATATGCATTCTAAGGCAAGCAAGGCACTAGTTGGAAATGTTATGCAGAGATTCTGTCAACAGTGTAGCAG GTTTCACGTTCTTCAAGAATTTGATGAAGGGAAGAGAAGTTGTCGAAGGCGTCTGGCAGGCCACAATAAGAGGAGGAGGAAAACGCATCCTGATGCTAGTGTAGTTAATGACGGCTCTGTGAATGAAGAAAAGGGCAGTAGTTATCTGTTAATGAGTCTGCTAAGGATACTGTCCAATATGCATT CAAATGGTTCAGATAATATGACAAGCCAGGATGTTCTATCCCATCTGCTGAGGAACCTGGCAAGTCTGGCTGGTACAATTAATGGAAGAAATATAGTTTCTTTATTGGAGGGATCTCAAGATTTGGTAAAAGCAGGAACATCTGGAACTGCACAGAATGTTCCTAAGACAAATTCTAATGGTCCTGAAACGTCCAGACCTGTTGATACTTCTAACAAGATGGATAATGGTGTAATCAGTCGGGACCCTCCAGAGTCTATGATACAATGTGAGATGACTCCTGCTAATGGTATGCCTAAAGGATTCATAGGTTCAGGCAGTGATGGAGTAGGAAGTTCAAAATCTCCTTCATTACCACAGTTGTCAAATGTACTTCTGTCACGGGATAGTCTTCCACCCTATTCAGTCTCAGCAGAGACTACGGTTGGAAGAATTGGGTTAAGTAATATTGACCTGAATAGTGCATATGATGATGTACAGGATTATGTCGAGAACACAAGAAATTCTCGTCCTCCTTTGCCTTCAGGTAATGGGTCCCTTGATAATCCTTTATGGGTCCAATGTGACTCTCTCAAGTCAAGTCCACCACAGACAAGTAGAAACTCAGATTCAACCTCTACACAGTCACCATCTAGTTCTAGTGGAGAAGCTCAG AGTCGCACAGATCGAATAGTTTTCAAACTATTTGGCAAGGCTCCAAATGATTTTCCCCATGCTCTCCGATCACAG ATCCTTAACTGGTTATCCCACAGTCCCACCGAGATAGAGAGCTATATAAGGCCTGGCTGTATCATATTAACTGTATATCTCCGTCTAGAAAATTCCGCTTGGGAAGAG CTATGCCATAATCTAGGATCCAGCTTGAGAAAACTTGCTGTGCCGAATGATTCTTTTTGGAGATCAGGATGGATATATACAAGAGTGCAGCACTCGGTAGCTTTTCTGTATAATG GTCAGGTGGTCTTAGATGTACCATTGCGATTCAAAAGTCCACAGAATTGTCAGATTTTTTGTGTTAAACCACTTGCTGTTTCTTCAAGTTCTTGTGTTCAATTTATTGTGAAAGGATTCAACCTTTTGTTTTCTAACACCAG GTTGCTCTGTGCACTTGAAGGGAAGTATCTGGTGCAAGATAGTTGTTATGATTTGGTTGATGCTGATGCTGCCATTGGACATAATGAGCTTCAGCATCTGAGTTTCTCTTGTAGTATACCGAATTTGAGTGGAAGAGGGTTTATTGAG GTGGAAGATAATGGTCTTAGCAGCTGTTCCTTTCCATTCATAGTTGCAGAGCAAGAAATTTGTTCAGAGATATGTAAGCTGGAGAATGTCATTGAGGCAGCCGAGACTGCTGATGACATCCAAATGAAAACTAAACTAATGGAAGAAAAGACCCAAGCATTGTATTTCGTACAAGAAATGGGTTGGCTCCTTCACAGAACCCGTGCGAAAGTTAGGCTGGGTCCTGTGGCACCTCTACAAGATTGCTtccattttaatcggttcatgTGGCTTGTTGGCTTCTCTATGGACCATGACTGGTGTGCTGTGATGAAAAAGCTCTTGAACATTATCTTTGAAGGCACTGTGGATATAGGAGAGCATACATCAGTTGAGTTATCATTGTTAAAGATGGATCTTCTGCACAAAGCTGTAAAAAGAAATTGCAGGCCTATGGTGGAACTACTGCTAAAATTTGTGCCAGCTAATACTTCAGATGGTGGAGACAGTAAAGAGAAGCAAGTCAACAAGTCCCCTAATAGATTCATATTCAGACCTGATTCTGTTGGGCCTTCTGGATTGACTCCCCTTCATGTTGCAGCAAGTATGCATGGTTCGGATAATGTATTGGATGCATTAACTGATGATCCAGGACTG GTGGGAATTGAGGCATGGAAAAGTGCTCAGGACACTACAGGTTTGACCCCTTATGATCATGCATCCCTGCGGGGCTACTACTCCTACATTCAACTTGTCCAGACGAAAATAAGCAACACATGCAAAAGTGAACATGTGCTTAATATCCCTGGCACTCTTGTAGATAGTAACATAAGGCAGAAGCAATCAGATGGCCATAGGTCATCAAAAGTTTCAAGTTTGCAAACTGAAAAGATTGAAACAACAGCAATGGTGCGACATTGTGGGGTATGCCAGCACAAGTTGGCGTACGGTGGTATGAGAAGTGCACTGGTTTATAGGCCAGCAATGCTGTCAATGGTTGCCATTGCAGCTGTGTGTGTCTGCGTGGCTTTGCTCTTCAAAAGCTCTCCCAAAGTCTATTTCGTATTCCAGCCATTCAGTTGGGAGTCATTGGAATATGGATCCATGTAA
- the LOC108319471 gene encoding squamosa promoter-binding-like protein 12 isoform X1 has protein sequence MEAQLEGKNQYLYGPVVPEMKSVGKRSLEWDLNDWKWDGDLFTATQLNSLPSDCRSRQLFPGDPEIRAAGDASNSLSSSYDNVNLAEGRRELEKRRRGVADEGGVEMNDGAGSLNLNLGVQVYPIVEGEEKSGKKTKITGSTLNRAVCQVEDCRADLSNAKDYHRRHKVCDMHSKASKALVGNVMQRFCQQCSRFHVLQEFDEGKRSCRRRLAGHNKRRRKTHPDASVVNDGSVNEEKGSSYLLMSLLRILSNMHSNGSDNMTSQDVLSHLLRNLASLAGTINGRNIVSLLEGSQDLVKAGTSGTAQNVPKTNSNGPETSRPVDTSNKMDNGVISRDPPESMIQCEMTPANGMPKGFIGSGSDGVGSSKSPSLPQLSNVLLSRDSLPPYSVSAETTVGRIGLSNIDLNSAYDDVQDYVENTRNSRPPLPSGNGSLDNPLWVQCDSLKSSPPQTSRNSDSTSTQSPSSSSGEAQSRTDRIVFKLFGKAPNDFPHALRSQILNWLSHSPTEIESYIRPGCIILTVYLRLENSAWEEQLCHNLGSSLRKLAVPNDSFWRSGWIYTRVQHSVAFLYNGQVVLDVPLRFKSPQNCQIFCVKPLAVSSSSCVQFIVKGFNLLFSNTRLLCALEGKYLVQDSCYDLVDADAAIGHNELQHLSFSCSIPNLSGRGFIEVEDNGLSSCSFPFIVAEQEICSEICKLENVIEAAETADDIQMKTKLMEEKTQALYFVQEMGWLLHRTRAKVRLGPVAPLQDCFHFNRFMWLVGFSMDHDWCAVMKKLLNIIFEGTVDIGEHTSVELSLLKMDLLHKAVKRNCRPMVELLLKFVPANTSDGGDSKEKQVNKSPNRFIFRPDSVGPSGLTPLHVAASMHGSDNVLDALTDDPGLVGIEAWKSAQDTTGLTPYDHASLRGYYSYIQLVQTKISNTCKSEHVLNIPGTLVDSNIRQKQSDGHRSSKVSSLQTEKIETTAMVRHCGVCQHKLAYGGMRSALVYRPAMLSMVAIAAVCVCVALLFKSSPKVYFVFQPFSWESLEYGSM, from the exons ATGGAGGCTCAATTAGAAGGGAAAAATCAGTATTTGTATGGACCTGTGGTGCCAGAGATGAAGAGTGTCGGGAAGAGAAGTTTGGAGTGGGATTTGAATGATTGGAAGTGGGATGGGGATCTTTTCACTGCTACGCAACTGAATTCACTGCCATCAGATTGTAGGAGTCGTCAGCTGTTTCCTGGTGATCCTGAAATTCGTGCAGCTGGTGATGCTTCTAACAGTTTGTCTTCTTCATATGATAATGTTAACCTTGCGGAAGGAAGGAGAGAATTGGAGAAGAGGAGGAGAGGTGTTGCTGATGAAGGTGGGGTGGAGATGAATGATGGAGCTGGTTCTCTTAATTTGAACCTTGGGGTCCAAGTATACCCTATCGTAGAAGGGGAGGAAAAAAGTGGAAAGAAGACAAAGATAACAGGGAGTACCTTGAACCGGGCTGTTTGTCAGGTGGAAGATTGTAGGGCTGATCTTAGTAATGCGAAGGATTATCACCGCCGCCACAAAGTTTGTGATATGCATTCTAAGGCAAGCAAGGCACTAGTTGGAAATGTTATGCAGAGATTCTGTCAACAGTGTAGCAG GTTTCACGTTCTTCAAGAATTTGATGAAGGGAAGAGAAGTTGTCGAAGGCGTCTGGCAGGCCACAATAAGAGGAGGAGGAAAACGCATCCTGATGCTAGTGTAGTTAATGACGGCTCTGTGAATGAAGAAAAGGGCAGTAGTTATCTGTTAATGAGTCTGCTAAGGATACTGTCCAATATGCATT CAAATGGTTCAGATAATATGACAAGCCAGGATGTTCTATCCCATCTGCTGAGGAACCTGGCAAGTCTGGCTGGTACAATTAATGGAAGAAATATAGTTTCTTTATTGGAGGGATCTCAAGATTTGGTAAAAGCAGGAACATCTGGAACTGCACAGAATGTTCCTAAGACAAATTCTAATGGTCCTGAAACGTCCAGACCTGTTGATACTTCTAACAAGATGGATAATGGTGTAATCAGTCGGGACCCTCCAGAGTCTATGATACAATGTGAGATGACTCCTGCTAATGGTATGCCTAAAGGATTCATAGGTTCAGGCAGTGATGGAGTAGGAAGTTCAAAATCTCCTTCATTACCACAGTTGTCAAATGTACTTCTGTCACGGGATAGTCTTCCACCCTATTCAGTCTCAGCAGAGACTACGGTTGGAAGAATTGGGTTAAGTAATATTGACCTGAATAGTGCATATGATGATGTACAGGATTATGTCGAGAACACAAGAAATTCTCGTCCTCCTTTGCCTTCAGGTAATGGGTCCCTTGATAATCCTTTATGGGTCCAATGTGACTCTCTCAAGTCAAGTCCACCACAGACAAGTAGAAACTCAGATTCAACCTCTACACAGTCACCATCTAGTTCTAGTGGAGAAGCTCAG AGTCGCACAGATCGAATAGTTTTCAAACTATTTGGCAAGGCTCCAAATGATTTTCCCCATGCTCTCCGATCACAG ATCCTTAACTGGTTATCCCACAGTCCCACCGAGATAGAGAGCTATATAAGGCCTGGCTGTATCATATTAACTGTATATCTCCGTCTAGAAAATTCCGCTTGGGAAGAG CAGCTATGCCATAATCTAGGATCCAGCTTGAGAAAACTTGCTGTGCCGAATGATTCTTTTTGGAGATCAGGATGGATATATACAAGAGTGCAGCACTCGGTAGCTTTTCTGTATAATG GTCAGGTGGTCTTAGATGTACCATTGCGATTCAAAAGTCCACAGAATTGTCAGATTTTTTGTGTTAAACCACTTGCTGTTTCTTCAAGTTCTTGTGTTCAATTTATTGTGAAAGGATTCAACCTTTTGTTTTCTAACACCAG GTTGCTCTGTGCACTTGAAGGGAAGTATCTGGTGCAAGATAGTTGTTATGATTTGGTTGATGCTGATGCTGCCATTGGACATAATGAGCTTCAGCATCTGAGTTTCTCTTGTAGTATACCGAATTTGAGTGGAAGAGGGTTTATTGAG GTGGAAGATAATGGTCTTAGCAGCTGTTCCTTTCCATTCATAGTTGCAGAGCAAGAAATTTGTTCAGAGATATGTAAGCTGGAGAATGTCATTGAGGCAGCCGAGACTGCTGATGACATCCAAATGAAAACTAAACTAATGGAAGAAAAGACCCAAGCATTGTATTTCGTACAAGAAATGGGTTGGCTCCTTCACAGAACCCGTGCGAAAGTTAGGCTGGGTCCTGTGGCACCTCTACAAGATTGCTtccattttaatcggttcatgTGGCTTGTTGGCTTCTCTATGGACCATGACTGGTGTGCTGTGATGAAAAAGCTCTTGAACATTATCTTTGAAGGCACTGTGGATATAGGAGAGCATACATCAGTTGAGTTATCATTGTTAAAGATGGATCTTCTGCACAAAGCTGTAAAAAGAAATTGCAGGCCTATGGTGGAACTACTGCTAAAATTTGTGCCAGCTAATACTTCAGATGGTGGAGACAGTAAAGAGAAGCAAGTCAACAAGTCCCCTAATAGATTCATATTCAGACCTGATTCTGTTGGGCCTTCTGGATTGACTCCCCTTCATGTTGCAGCAAGTATGCATGGTTCGGATAATGTATTGGATGCATTAACTGATGATCCAGGACTG GTGGGAATTGAGGCATGGAAAAGTGCTCAGGACACTACAGGTTTGACCCCTTATGATCATGCATCCCTGCGGGGCTACTACTCCTACATTCAACTTGTCCAGACGAAAATAAGCAACACATGCAAAAGTGAACATGTGCTTAATATCCCTGGCACTCTTGTAGATAGTAACATAAGGCAGAAGCAATCAGATGGCCATAGGTCATCAAAAGTTTCAAGTTTGCAAACTGAAAAGATTGAAACAACAGCAATGGTGCGACATTGTGGGGTATGCCAGCACAAGTTGGCGTACGGTGGTATGAGAAGTGCACTGGTTTATAGGCCAGCAATGCTGTCAATGGTTGCCATTGCAGCTGTGTGTGTCTGCGTGGCTTTGCTCTTCAAAAGCTCTCCCAAAGTCTATTTCGTATTCCAGCCATTCAGTTGGGAGTCATTGGAATATGGATCCATGTAA